In a single window of the Cervus elaphus chromosome 1, mCerEla1.1, whole genome shotgun sequence genome:
- the ART1 gene encoding GPI-linked NAD(P)(+)--arginine ADP-ribosyltransferase 1, whose protein sequence is MQGPAVMSLLLVSMGLMEALQAQSHPVIRRDLLSREMPLDMALASFDDQYAGCAAAMAAAIPDLNRTEFQANKVYADGWAQASSQWRERQAWGPEWGVSPTRLLTPLGFREEHGVALLAYTANSPLHKEFNAAVREAGRSRAHYLQHFSFKTLHFLLTEALQLLSSSQRPPQCHQVFRGVQGLRFRPAGPGATVRLGGFASASLHNAAAQHFGEDTFFGIWTCLGAPIKGYSFFPGEEEVLIPPFETFQVINASRPAQGPSRIYLRAVGKRSTYNCEYIKDKQCKSERCRLDSSAVGQRPIPAVWSLLLLLWFLVAEVFPESSGLL, encoded by the exons ATGCAGGGCCCTGCCGTGATGTCTCTGTTGCTTGTGTCCATGGGCCTCATGGAAGCACTCCAG GCCCAGAGCCACCCCGTCATACGACGAGACCTCCTCTCTCGAGAAATGCCCCTAGACATGGCCCTGGCCTCCTTTGATGACCAGTATGCTGGCTGTGCGGCAGCCATGGCGGCTGCTATCCCGGATCTCAACCGCACAGAGTTCCAGGCCAACAAAGTGTACGCCGATGGCTGGGCGCAGGCAAGCAGCCAGTGGCGGGAGCGCCAGGCCTGGGGGCCCGAGTGGGGCGTCAGCCCTACCCGTCTGCTCACCCCCCTGGGCTTCCGAGAAGAGCACGGGGTGGCCCTCCTGGCTTACACGGCCAACAGCCCCTTGCACAAAGAATTCAACGCAGCCGTGCGTGAGGCGGGTCGCTCCCGGGCCCACTACCTCCAGCACTTTTCCTTTAAGACACTCCACTTCCTGCTGACCGAAGCCCTGCAGCTGCTGAGCAGCAGCCAGCGTCCGCCCCAGTGCCACCAGGTGTTCCGAGGGGTGCAGGGCCTGCGCTTCCGGCCGGCGGGGCCTGGGGCCACCGTCAGGCTGGGGGGCTTTGCCTCTGCGTCCCTGCACAATGCTGCGGCCCAGCACTTTGGGGAAGACACCTTCTTTGGCATCTGGACCTGCCTTGGGGCCCCCATCAAGGGCTACTCCTTCtttcctggggaggaggaggtgctGATCCCTCCCTTCGAGACCTTCCAGGTGATCAACGCCAGCAGGCCGGCCCAGGGCCCCTCTCGTATCTACCTCCGGGCCGTGGGCAAGCGCAGCACATACAACTGCGAGTACATCAAAG ACAAACAGTGCAAGTCTGAGCGCTGCCGTCTGGATAGCTCAG CCGTGGGTCAGAGGCCCATTCCTGCAGTCTGGTCCCTTCTACTGCTGCTCTGGTTCCTCGTTGCGGAGGTCTTTCCAGAGAGTTCGGGCCTCCTCTAA